GAGGTCTTAAGATATCCATTTCCTTGCATAGCCTGTATACCTTCTTATCATCCACTATCAGTTTAAATCGTCTTTTTAAAAGAATTGTAAGCTTATAATATCCATATCCAAAGGCTTCTGTTTCAATGAGTTGTATAATTAATTCTTTTATGTACTCATCACATATTTTTTCACCATATTCATTGAAGGAATATCCTGGTATAGGTCTCCCGCCGTTTTCCAGCTTTATATATCCCTCATTTTGTTTTCTATGATAATAGCTTGATCGGTTTATCTCAAGAGCATTTAATACAAAATTTGCTGAAAACCCTTGATTAATCCATTCGTCAGCTATTCCAATCTTTGTGGCAATGGCGAATTCGTTTTTTTAATACATCCCTCAATATGGCTATTTCTAGTTCTTAACCAGTAACTTACATTTTTAGGGCTAATTCCGTGTTTTCTAGCTACTATACTTGCATTTCCAGTTTCAATAGCTTCTCTGACTATTTGCTCTATAAATTCTTTTTCATAAAATTCTTTTTCATAAACTTTTTTTCCCAATTATGTAACCCCTCCTGACAATTTCTATTTTACTTGTTTATTCCGAAACTGTCCAAGGTGATTATGAGGCTTAAGTGAATGTTATATAAGAATAAAGCATTTTTTACTGTATTCATTCCAAATATTACACTATTTAATATTTAATCCCGTTGAAGAGGCATGTGTAAAAGGTTGCAAAATAAATTTTAAGAAAAGTTATGAAAAATCGAGATTTCGCAAGCTTTTATGTGTCTAATTTAAAGTATACACTCATCCTGTTAGGTAAGAAAGGAAATTTCCAAAAGGTTTATGCTGTAAAGGACGGTTATACAACCGGATTCACTGGTGCGGCGGTTATCGTTGGCTTTTGCGGGGCTACGCACCCCGTGTCCCCGACCTCTTCCAAAGAACAGGAGGAAATGAAAACAAAGTTCCATTAAACATGACGTGATGTTGTCATGTTTTTGTGCTATACTAAATTTGAGGTGGTCATATGCAGATAAGCCGACTATTTGAGATTGTATATCTCTTAATGAATAAAAAGAACATGACCGCAAAAGAACTGGCAGCACACTTTGAAGTTTCCATCAGAACGATATTGCGCGACATAGACACTTTGACAACGGCGGGCATTCCTATTTACACCACGCAGGGCAAAGGCGGCGGCATTTCCATTCTCGATAGCTACATTCTCAATAAGACTGTGCTGTCGGAGGACGAGCAAAATCAAATCCTTTTTGCCCTGCAAGGTTTATCCGCTACGCATAATATCGACACGGATAACATTCTCGTTAAACTGCAAAGTCTTTTTGAAAAAGCGGATTCGAATTGGATAGAAGTTGATTTTTCACGTTGGGGAAATAGCGTAACCGACAAAGCAAAGTTTGATTGTCTGAAAAACGCTATTATCAAAAAGCAAGCTCTTGCTTTCAATTATTCC
The Pseudobacteroides sp. genome window above contains:
- a CDS encoding transposase, encoding MGKKVYEKEFYEKEFIEQIVREAIETGNASIVARKHGISPKNVSYWLRTRNSHIEGCIKKTNSPLPQRLE